In one Silene latifolia isolate original U9 population chromosome 10, ASM4854445v1, whole genome shotgun sequence genomic region, the following are encoded:
- the LOC141607205 gene encoding uncharacterized protein LOC141607205: MCKDFLRGIEDGQRRMVFKSWESLCRPRKEGGVDIKEILSWNKAHMMGWIKKLESAAPNIWVQWVNAYILKSVSFWNFHITAAHSWFWGNIITCRDHLISFTGGIQQAKQLLLTPEYKGMVYEGLRNKWPVLPYHRTLGDSLNIPKHSFIGLLAAENSLPTVDNLCKRGMVLVNRCALCESAAETAAHLFFDCPFYTEVWSQVSSRLQVPFQASLS; the protein is encoded by the coding sequence ATGTGTAAAGACTTCCTACGGGGTATTGAAGATGGGCAAAGAAGGATGGTTTTTAAAAGTTGGGAGAGTTTATGTAGGCCTAGAAAGGAAGGAGGGGTTGATATAAAAGAGATTCTGAGTTGGAACAAAGCACATATGATGGGGTGGATAAAGAAGCTTGAATCTGCAGCTCCTAATATTTGGGTCCAATGGGTTAATGCTTATATTCTTAAAAGTGTTAGCTTTTGGAACTTCCATATTACTGCTGCTCACTCTTGGTTTTGGGGAAATATCATCACTTGCAGGGATCATCTCATCTCGTTCACTGGTGGTATTCAGCAAGCTAAGCAACTCTTGCTTACTCCTGAATATAAAGGCATGGTTTATGAAGGTTTGAGGAACAAATGGCCTGTTTTACCCTATCATAGGACTCTGGGTGACTCTCTTAACATCCCTAAGCATTCTTTTATTGGGCTTCTGGCTGCTGAGAATAGTCTGCCCACTGTGGATAATCTTTGCAAGAGAGGGATGGTGCTTGTCAACAGGTGTGCACTGTGTGAGAGTGCTGCTGAAACGGCTGCCCATCTCTTCTTTGACTGTCCCTTCTATACTGAGGTCTGGTCTCAGGTATCCAGTAGGCTGCAAGTGCCTTTTCAGGCTAGCTTATCTTAG